Genomic window (Agromyces mariniharenae):
AGCAGGCTCGCGCCGAGCGCGAGGACGAGGTTGAGCACCGTCTGCCGCTGTCGGTGCAGTCGCGAGTTCTCGGCCTTGCGGGCGGCCGTCTCTTCTGGGGTCTCGGGGCGGCCGAGCTCGGCCACCTCGCGCGGCGGTCGCTGCGCCATCAGCGGGCGCCGGGGTCGTCGGATGCCGCGGGCGTGCCGCGCCCGGCCCCGGCGCGCGCCGCGTCGAGGCGCGCCCGCGCGCCGATGAGCCACTCCTCGCACCGCGCCGCGAGCGCCTCGCCGCGCTCCCACAGCGCGAGCGACTGCTCGAGGGTCGCGGAGCCCTGCTCGAGCTCGGCGACGACCTGCACGAGTTCGTCGCGCGCCTGCTCATAGCTCAGCTCGGCGACATCGGTGGTGGGGGGCATGCCACCCATTCTATTCGGCGTCGCCGACCCCGCCGTCGCCGTCGTCCGCACCAGTGGAGCGCCTCGCACCGCTGCTGGACGGCGCGGGCTCGCGGAGGTCGTGGGGCGCCGCGCCCGTCGAGACGGCGCCGAGCACGCCCTCGGCGAGCGTGAGCGTGAGGGTCGCGCCCTCGGGGGCGCCGGCCGGCGCCCGCAGCACGTGTCCGTCGGGTCCCTGCACGATGGCGTAGCCGCGGTCGAGCGTCGCCTGCGGCGACAGCGCCCGTAGGTGGCCGCGGAGCTCGCCGACGCGGGCCGCCTGCTTCTCGATGCAGCGTTCGACGAGCTCGGTGCCACGCGCGACCCAGCGCGTGAGGTCCTCGGCGCGGCGGTCGACGATCCAGCCGGCGTCGGCGAGTGCCGGGCGGGCGCGGAGGTGGCCGATCCGGTCGATCTCGCGCGACAGCAGGGCGGACAGCCGCATGCCGAGGCGGGCTCGCGCCTGCTCGACCCGCAGGAGCTCCTCGGCGACGTCGGGCACGACGCGCTTGGCGGCATCCGTCGGCGTGGAGGCCCTGAGGTCGGCGACGTCGTCGAGGAGCGGCCGGTCGGCCTCGTGGCCGATGGCCGAGACGATGGGGGTGGATGCCGCGGCCGCCGCCCGCACGACCCGCTCGTCGCTGAACCCCAGCAGGTTCTGGAAGTCGCCGCCGCCGCGCGCGACGATGATGACCTCGACCGCGGGGTCGGCGTCGAGGCGCCGGATCGCGGCGACGACCTCGGGCGCGGTGCGGTCGCCCTGCACCGACGCGTACGCCGTGCGGAACTCGACCGCCGGCCACCGGAGGCGGGCGTTGCGCAGCACGTCCTGCTCGGCGTCGCTGTCGCGCGCCGTGACGAGGCCCACCACAGCCGGGAGGAAGGGGAGGCGCTTCTTGCGGTCGGCGTCGAAGAGGCCCTCGGCGGCG
Coding sequences:
- the xseA gene encoding exodeoxyribonuclease VII large subunit, coding for MLGGRREAPMTDAPATREHPWPVALLSAKLKEYLDRLGTVWVEGEITQWGVSGGNVYGKLKDLETDATISFTMWSSVRARLSEQFKQGDHAVLLAKPSWWVKGGTLSMQVYDMKHVGLGDLLERLERLRRQLAAEGLFDADRKKRLPFLPAVVGLVTARDSDAEQDVLRNARLRWPAVEFRTAYASVQGDRTAPEVVAAIRRLDADPAVEVIIVARGGGDFQNLLGFSDERVVRAAAAASTPIVSAIGHEADRPLLDDVADLRASTPTDAAKRVVPDVAEELLRVEQARARLGMRLSALLSREIDRIGHLRARPALADAGWIVDRRAEDLTRWVARGTELVERCIEKQAARVGELRGHLRALSPQATLDRGYAIVQGPDGHVLRAPAGAPEGATLTLTLAEGVLGAVSTGAAPHDLREPAPSSSGARRSTGADDGDGGVGDAE
- a CDS encoding exodeoxyribonuclease VII small subunit is translated as MPPTTDVAELSYEQARDELVQVVAELEQGSATLEQSLALWERGEALAARCEEWLIGARARLDAARAGAGRGTPAASDDPGAR